A genomic stretch from Harpia harpyja isolate bHarHar1 chromosome 20, bHarHar1 primary haplotype, whole genome shotgun sequence includes:
- the CLTB gene encoding clathrin light chain B isoform X1: MADDFGFFSSSEGAAAEEDPAAAFLAQQESEIAGIENDEGFGPADGESGAAPAGQAAPPEPAGFQNGGATVNGDVFQESNGPTDAYAAIAKADRLTQEPESIRKWREEQKKRLEELDAASKVTEQEWREKAKKDLEEWNLRQNEQMEKNRANNRIADKAFYQQPDADVIGYVASEEAFLKESKEETPGSEWEKVAQLCDFNPKSSKQSKDVSRMRSVLISLKQTPLSR, encoded by the exons atGGCCGACGACTTCGGCTTCTTTTCGTCGTCCGAGGGGGCCGCCGCCGAGGAGGACCCGGCCGCCGCCTTCTTGGCCCAGCAGGAGAGCGAGATCGCGGGCATCGAGAACGACGAGGGCTTCGGGCCGGCCGACGGCGAATCGGGCGCCGCCCCGGCCGGGCAGGCGGCCCCGCCGGAACCGG CTGGTTTCCAGAATGGAGGAGCCACTGTCAATGGAGATGTCTTTCAG GAGTCCAACGGCCCCACGGATGCCTATGCAGCCATAGCCAAGGCTGACCGCCTGACCCAGGAACCTGAGAGCATCCGCAAATGGAGGGAGGAGCAGAAGAAGCGCCTGGAGGAGCTGG ATGCGGCATCGAAGGTGACTGAGCAGGAATGGCGTGAGAAGGCCAAGAAGGACCTGGAGGAGTGGAACCTGCGTCAGAACGAGCAGATGGAGAAGAACCGGGCAAACAACAG GATCGCTGACAAAGCCTTTTACCAGCAGCCGGACGCCGATGTGATTGGCTATGT GGCCTCGGAGGAAGCATTCCTGAAGGAGTCCAAGGAGGAAACCCCGGGCTCCGAGTGGGAGAAGGTGGCCCAGCTCTGTGATTTCAACCCCAAGAGCAGCAAGCAGAGCAAGGATGTCTCACGGATGCGCTCGGTGCTCATCTCCCTCAAACAGACACCCCTGTCCCGCTAG
- the HIGD2A gene encoding HIG1 domain family member 2A, mitochondrial: MAAGPPPPLEPSPLPVFSDEGFGDKFLRKTRENPLVPLGCLCTVGILTYGLISFKRGNTRQSQLMMRARILAQGFTFAALLGGMVVTAMKSRK; the protein is encoded by the exons ATGGCGGCTGGGCCTCCCCCGCCGCTGGAGCCCAGCCCGCTACCGGTGTTCAGCGATGAGGGCTTCGGGGACAAGTTCCTGCGCAAGACCCGCGAGAACCCCCTGGTGCCCCTCG GCTGCCTCTGCACCGTCGGCATCCTGACCTACGGACTGATCAGCTTCAAGAGAGGCAACACCCGTCAGTCACAGCTGATGATGCGGGCACGTATCCTGGCCCAGGGCTTCACTTTCGCAGCCCTCCTGGGAGGCATGGTGGTCACGGCCATGAAATCTAGAAAGTGA
- the NOP16 gene encoding nucleolar protein 16 codes for MPKAKGKSRRQKYSYNLNRKRLYRSARRRAAPRIACSHIRHAWDPTKSVAQNLAEMGLAEDPNKAVPIPKKKLLGMEMESSGQEQGKKIVRKPYVVNEMEYEASLPEKKSNTLSRDLIDYVRYMIQNHGENYKEMARDEKNYYQDTPKQIKRKINVYKNFYPEEYKDFIASLKQEKMDVQ; via the exons ATGCCGAAGGCGAAGGGGAAGAGCCGGCGGCAGAAGTACTCCTACAACCTCAACCGCAAGCGGCTCTAccgcagcgcccgccgccgcgccgccccgcgtaTCGCCTG CTCGCATATCCGCCATGCCTGGGACCCGACCAAGTCGGTGGCGCAGAACCTGGCCGAGATGGGCCTGGCCGAGGATCCCAACAAGGCCGTCCCCATCCCCAAGAAGAAGCTGCTG GGGAtggaaatggaaagcagtggaCAGGAGCAAGGAAAGAAGATAGTGCGAAAGCCCTACGTGGTGAACG AGATGGAATATGAGGCCAGTCTCCCTGAGAAGAAGTCAAACACGCTGTCACGAGACCTCATTGACTATGTGCGGTACATGATACAGAACCATGGGGAGAACTACAAG GAAATGGCTCGAGATGAGAAGAACTACTACCAGGATACTCCCAAGCAGATTAAGAGAAAGATCAATGTGTACAAGAATTTCTATCCCGAGGAGTACAAGGATTTCATTGCATCACTCAAGCAGGAAAAGATGGATGTGCAGTGA
- the CLTB gene encoding clathrin light chain B isoform X2: protein MADDFGFFSSSEGAAAEEDPAAAFLAQQESEIAGIENDEGFGPADGESGAAPAGQAAPPEPAGFQNGGATVNGDVFQESNGPTDAYAAIAKADRLTQEPESIRKWREEQKKRLEELDAASKVTEQEWREKAKKDLEEWNLRQNEQMEKNRANNRASEEAFLKESKEETPGSEWEKVAQLCDFNPKSSKQSKDVSRMRSVLISLKQTPLSR from the exons atGGCCGACGACTTCGGCTTCTTTTCGTCGTCCGAGGGGGCCGCCGCCGAGGAGGACCCGGCCGCCGCCTTCTTGGCCCAGCAGGAGAGCGAGATCGCGGGCATCGAGAACGACGAGGGCTTCGGGCCGGCCGACGGCGAATCGGGCGCCGCCCCGGCCGGGCAGGCGGCCCCGCCGGAACCGG CTGGTTTCCAGAATGGAGGAGCCACTGTCAATGGAGATGTCTTTCAG GAGTCCAACGGCCCCACGGATGCCTATGCAGCCATAGCCAAGGCTGACCGCCTGACCCAGGAACCTGAGAGCATCCGCAAATGGAGGGAGGAGCAGAAGAAGCGCCTGGAGGAGCTGG ATGCGGCATCGAAGGTGACTGAGCAGGAATGGCGTGAGAAGGCCAAGAAGGACCTGGAGGAGTGGAACCTGCGTCAGAACGAGCAGATGGAGAAGAACCGGGCAAACAACAG GGCCTCGGAGGAAGCATTCCTGAAGGAGTCCAAGGAGGAAACCCCGGGCTCCGAGTGGGAGAAGGTGGCCCAGCTCTGTGATTTCAACCCCAAGAGCAGCAAGCAGAGCAAGGATGTCTCACGGATGCGCTCGGTGCTCATCTCCCTCAAACAGACACCCCTGTCCCGCTAG